In one Magallana gigas chromosome 9, xbMagGiga1.1, whole genome shotgun sequence genomic region, the following are encoded:
- the LOC117691755 gene encoding complement C1q-like protein 4, whose amino-acid sequence MKTIALVCVAICLTFSLASSLCYHGSYRTSEESSVVPVAFYVYYSSTFKALQQNQPFIFDSVETNYGNGYDKNTGVFTAPSAGLYAFSWTIHAAGTHQAGSSGQYGEMVAVLEQNGVAKGSIYADTEKEYDDDSATGFVILAVSTRDTFQIVSQTEGQGAFYSTMSNGKTSFSGFRIA is encoded by the exons ATGAAGACCATAGCGCTGGTTTGTGTGGCGATATGTCTGACCTTCAGCCTGGCATCTTCCCTTTGTTACCATG GTTCTTACAGAACCTCCGAGGAGTCTTCCGTTGTACCAGTGGCTTTTTACGTGTACTATTCAAGCACATTTAAAGCCCTTCAGCAAAATCAACCTTTTATATTCGATTCTGTGGAAACAAATTATGGAAATGGATACGACAAAAATACTGGCGTTTTCACCGCTCCATCTGCCGGTCTGTATGCATTTTCTTGGACCATTCATGCTGCGGGTACACATCAAGCTGGCTCCAGTGGTCAGTACGGAGAGATGGTGGCAGTATTGGAACAAAATGGAGTCGCAAAAGGGTCAATCTATGCAGATACAGAAAAAGAATATGATGACGATTCGGCCACAGGGTTTGTGATTCTGGCTGTTTCGACAAGAGATACGTTTCAAATCGTATCTCAAACGGAAGGTCAAGGCGCGTTTTACAGCACCATGAGCAATGGGAAGACATCTTTTTCGGGATTTCGAATTGCTTAG
- the LOC105336139 gene encoding interleukin-17D-like: MFTESQYAAQIGNISGKSQCEDFRMDATFRSYPPTNEVGTCPWTFGKNVDNDRVPRELWEAKCACRCGVHRADCLQYRCVPVYTYVTVLRRKNCTNVTQEIFPLSVGCTQVRLIRRLDANQMIP; this comes from the coding sequence ATGTTCACTGAAAGTCAATATGCAGCTCAGATTGGGAACATCTCAGGGAAGTCACAGTGTGAGGATTTCAGAATGGACGCAACTTTCAGAAGTTACCCACCAACGAACGAAGTAGGCACTTGTCCCTGGACCTTTGGGAAGAACGTCGACAATGACAGGGTACCCAGAGAGTTGTGGGAGGCCAAGTGTGCGTGTCGCTGTGGTGTACACCGGGCCGACTGTCTACAGTACAGGTGTGTACCAGTGTACACATACGTCACTGTACTCAGGAGAAAGAATTGTACaaatgtcacacaggaaatatTCCCACTGAGTGTTGGCTGTACACAAGTGAGGCTTATTCGCAGGTTAGACGCAAATCAAATGATCCCTTGA
- the LOC117691758 gene encoding toll-like receptor 4 — protein sequence MVITTYLYSLSAHIRMAIFSVSLQIALHLLVITNATLIKKGWDTCHFGSVECECQNAPDNLLKVDCSRRQLVKIPSLYSNVTWIDLSNNHIDNISVGFPKIVGYIDLSGNRIHHLDRKPFRGLYNLKSLNLEKNRINISLMYKGLFADLHSLTKLNLKGNIQDQFKRTIIKDDVFSELISLQSLKIDGPTNVTFGKGFASLSRLQKLDLSGITGNCSFKRISQNMFLHMPRLIYVDVSACDILDIEEGAFGKLQYLKHLDVSHNKQLGFASLPNITHNLNNTSIKSLRGNEMNCLSGIGTKILKRHFENLKHTNISEIYFEKNRLEQLEPGALRLLPNKIDIISFGENKLTQGRYMIDFFFFRNIRVLNISVQLRPPPYPESIFETCTEKTDNFDSALKELHTPKECVKEYQASLNSFIYKSWWHGKIIGTIIVPKTLEVIYANMSRFYGIAPEFGINATGLREIYVQDNFFYSWNGPIYGVENIEIADVSNNYCSYISKSIMKYAIGLRILKASKNNIGKSLATDAEGEIFENTVFLEFLDLSYNNIFYLSASMFKNMQKLRTLNLQNNQLSSWRVKVDHMKNMKYINLKQNKLTAFDKISRVSFGNLFQLTNLTIDLSENQLLCSCDSKEFLEWITHHRKHFINFEYYECSSSSSHEFNFSDPDVSAMLLSKSCIYQTIYIVSSIAAAFLSSIIIGITLVKNKWKIRYVVYKFKQRFRKHKGYFTNFQSGTPCYEYDAMISYSPKELSFVLTDVIPRLENEAGFKLYVKDRDEPVGTPFGETIMEAIQNSRRVECLVTKSYLKSNLQDYELNMSRMEAIEDRGNLNCVHLILFPDVCNVSISIQTLDLVRQECFTEYPEEQCALDDFWERLRSIISKEFL from the coding sequence ATGGTAATTACAACGTATTTATACTCTTTGTCTGCACATATCAGGATGGCTATTTTCAGCGTAAGTCTCCAAATAGCTTTGCATTTACTTGTGATAACAAATGCAACTCTTATTAAGAAAGGCTGGGACACCTGTCATTTTGGATCCGTTGAGTGTGAGTGCCAGAATGCTCCTGATAATCTACTGAAAGTCGATTGTTCCAGACGGCAACTGGTAAAGATTCCTTCGTTGTATTCAAATGTGACGTGGATAGACCTCAGTAATAATCATATCGACAACATAAGCGTTGGATTCCCAAAGATAGTTGGCTACATCGATTTATCTGGAAATAGGATTCATCATCTTGATAGAAAACCTTTCCGTGGTTTATATAATCTAAAATCATTGAATTTAGAGAAAAATCGGATAAATATATCATTGATGTACAAAGGCCTTTTTGCCGATTTGCATTCTCTCACTAAACTGAATTTGAAAGGAAATATACAAGATCAATTTAAAAGAACGATAATAAAAGATGACGTTTTTTCAGAATTAATATCATTACAATCTCTAAAAATTGATGGACCGACTAATGTGACTTTTGGAAAAGGATTTGCAAGCCTATCAAGATTGCAAAAATTAGATTTATCCGGCATAACTGGAAATTGCAGTTTCAAAAGAATATCACAAAACATGTTTCTTCATATGCCACGGCTCATCTACGTGGATGTGTCTGCTTGTGATATTTTGGATATTGAAGAAGGCGCATTTGGAAAGCTCCAATATCTCAAACACCTTGATGTTTCTCATAACAAACAACTCGGATTTGCATCACTTCCAAATATAACTCATAATCTAAATAATACCTCCATAAAATCGTTACGTGGTAATGAAATGAATTGTTTGTCGGGAATCGGTACGAAGATTCTGAAACGTCATTTTGAGAACTTGAAACACACAAACATTTCCGAAATCTACTTTGAAAAGAATAGACTGGAGCAACTTGAGCCGGGGGCACTTCGACTGTTGCCAAACAAAATAGATATCATTTCGTTTGGAGAAAATAAACTTACTCAAGGAAGGTATATGatagattttttcttttttcgtaATATTCGAGTCTTGAATATCAGTGTACAGCTTCGTCCACCTCCTTATCCTGAATCAATTTTCGAAACGTGCACGGAGAAAACAGATAACTTTGACTCAGCGCTCAAGGAATTGCATACGCCAAAGGAATGTGTAAAAGAATATCAGGCCTCTCTTaacagttttatttataaaagttgGTGGCATGGTAAAATAATTGGCACAATAATTGTTCCAAAAACTCTAGAAGTCATATATGCAAATATGAGTCGGTTTTATGGAATTGCTCCTGAATTTGGAATTAATGCAACTGGTTTAAGAGAAATTTACGTACAAGACAATTTCTTCTATTCATGGAATGGACCTATTTATGGAGTTGAAAACATAGAAATAGCTGACGTGTCAAATAACTATTGCTCTTATATTTCGAAATCGATAATGAAGTATGCAATAGGATTGCGGATCCTTAAGGCGTCTAAAAATAATATTGGAAAGAGTCTAGCAACCGATGCTGAGGGAGAGATATTCGAGAACACTGTGTTCCTAGAGTTTCTTGATCTCTCATacaataacatattttatcTTTCAGCGTCTATGTTTAAGAACATGCAAAAACTCCGaacattaaatttacaaaacaatcAACTTTCGTCATGGCGTGTGAAAGTGGatcatatgaaaaatatgaaatacataaacctaaaacaaaataaactaaCAGCTTTTGATAAAATATCCAGAGTCTCATTTGGTAATCTATTCCAACTAACAAATCTTACTATCGATTTGTCGGAAAATCAACTTCTGTGTTCCTGTGACAGTAAAGAATTTCTTGAGTGGATTACACATCatagaaaacattttataaactttGAATACTATGAGTGTTCCTCGTCAAGTTCACATGAATTCAATTTCTCGGATCCTGACGTTTCAGCTATGTTGCTGAGTAAAAGCTGtatatatcaaacaatatatattgtaagttcCATAGCAGCAGCCTTTCTATCTAGTATCATCATAGGTATTACTCTTGTGAAAAATAAGTGGAAGATTCGATACGTGgtatataaatttaaacaacgtTTTAGAAAACATAAGGGTTATTTCACCAACTTCCAATCGGGAACGCCGTGTTATGAATATGATGCAATGATTTCATATTCTCCAAAAGAATTATCATTCGTTCTAACCGACGTAATTCCTAGACTTGAAAACGAGGCCGGTTTTAAATTGTATGTCAAGGACCGAGATGAACCGGTAGGAACGCCTTTTGGAGAAACCATTATGGAAGCTATTCAAAATAGCAGAAGAGTTGAATGTCTTGTGACGAAAagttatttgaaatcaaatttacaGGACTATGAATTAAACATGTCAAGAATGGAAGCTATCGAGGACAGGGGAAACTTAAATTGTGTCCACTTAATTCTTTTTCCTGATGTTTGCAATGTGTCGATTTCTATTCAAACTTTAGATCTCGTAAGGCAGGAGTGTTTTACGGAATATCCAGAGGAACAATGTGCCTTGGATGATTTCTGGGAGAGATTAAGATCAATCATTTCaaaagaatttctttga
- the LOC105336102 gene encoding uncharacterized protein LOC105336102 precursor — protein sequence MEIFWVHHQVVILLVISSFERVRSVICRDPTPLPRLATDLLNESVAILPGEEGRVLGEMSNIEVSFLDITRQNLTNQPNTAARDCSIQSTCPWHFVKNIDPNRRPRTIIEAQCSTSCCRRSSDSCCADGIRPGCSRCQPIYYYVHVLRRTGCDVVTRMFTYETKLERVVAGCTCVKIPDALSPQVPTMVA from the exons ATGGAGATATTTTGGGTTCATCACCAG GTTGTCATCCTGCTCGTCATATCCTCTTTTGAACGAGTTAGATCGGTAATCTGCAGAGATCCTACACCATTACCGCGGCTTGCCACTGATCTTCTCAACGAATCAGTCGCCATTCTGCCTGGAGAGGAAGGAAGAGTACTAGGGGAAATGAGCAACATTGAAGTATCCTTCCTAGATATTACCCGCCAAAACTTGACAAACCAACCGAATACCGCCGCAAGAGATTGTTCAATTCAGTCAACATGTCCGTggcattttgtcaaaaatattgATCCAAACAGACGCCCAAGAACTATTATAGAAGCACAATGCAGCACTTCCTGCTGTCGGAGAAGCAGTGACTCTTGTTGTGCCGACGGTATTCGACCCGGATGTTCTCGCTGCCAACCAATTTACTACTACGTTCATGTTTTGCGCAGAACAGGATGTGACGTTGTAACTCGCATGTTTACGTATGAGACCAAACTAGAGAGGGTTGTGGCGGGTTGTACTTGCGTTAAAATTCCTGATGCTCTTAGTCCGCAAGTACCAACGATGGTGGCTTAA
- the LOC105324341 gene encoding complement C1q-like protein 4, with translation MKTIALVCVAICLTFSLASSLCYHGSYRTSEESSVVPVAFYVYYSRTFKALQQNQPFIFDVVETNYGNGYDKNTGVFTAPSAGLYAFSWTIHAAGTHQAGSSGQYGEMVAVLKQNGVAKGSIYADTEKEYDDDSATGFVILAVSTRDTFQIVSQTEGQGAFYSTMSNGKTSFSGFRIA, from the exons ATGAAGACCATAGCGCTGGTTTGTGTGGCGATATGTCTGACCTTCAGCCTGGCATCTTCCCTTTGTTACCATG GTTCTTACAGAACCTCCGAGGAGTCTTCCGTTGTACCAGTGGCTTTTTACGTGTACTATTCAAGAACGTTTAAAGCCCTTCAGCAAAACCAACCTTTTATATTCGATGTTGTGGAAACAAATTATGGAAATGGATACGACAAAAATACTGGCGTTTTCACCGCTCCATCTGCCGGTCTGTATGCATTTTCTTGGACCATTCATGCTGCGGGTACACATCAAGCCGGCTCCAGTGGTCAGTACGGAGAGATGGTGGCAGTATTGAAACAAAATGGAGTCGCAAAAGGGTCAATCTATGCAGATACAGAAAAAGAATATGATGACGATTCGGCCACAGGGTTTGTGATTCTGGCTGTTTCGACAAGAGATACGTTTCAAATCGTATCTCAAACGGAAGGTCAAGGCGCGTTTTACAGCACCATGAGCAATGGGAAGACATCTTTTTCGGGATTTCGAATTGCTTAG